One genomic segment of Pandoraea sputorum includes these proteins:
- a CDS encoding CaiB/BaiF CoA transferase family protein yields the protein MPGFGALAGVKVLELGTLIAGPFAARMLGEFGAEVIKIEDPQHGDPLRKWRKLHPDAGGTSLWWAVQARNKKSVTINLKSAQGQDIVRKLAAQADIVVENFRPGLLERFGLGYEQLSADNPGLVMVRLSGYGQTGPYRDRPGFGAIAESMGGLRHITGYPELPPPRIGISIGDSIAALHGVIGAMMALHHRNVNGGRGQVVDVALYEAVFNLMESVVPEYSVAGMVRERTGASLPGIVPSNTYPCADGMIVVGGNSDPIFKRLMHAIGRADLAEDPGLAHNDGRVPRTQEIDDAIGGWTQTRPIDEALAVLQGADVPASRIYTVADMFKDPQFIARQMIQRHTFPDGTPIDLPNISPKLSETPGQTQWLGPELGAHTDEVLGQLGYDAGQIKALRENGVI from the coding sequence CTGCCGGGCTTCGGCGCGCTCGCTGGCGTGAAGGTGCTCGAACTCGGCACGCTCATTGCCGGTCCGTTCGCCGCACGCATGCTGGGCGAGTTCGGTGCGGAGGTCATCAAGATCGAAGATCCGCAGCATGGCGATCCCTTGCGCAAGTGGCGCAAGTTGCACCCTGACGCAGGGGGCACGTCGCTGTGGTGGGCCGTGCAGGCACGTAACAAGAAGTCGGTGACGATCAACCTCAAGTCAGCGCAAGGTCAGGACATCGTGCGCAAGCTGGCGGCGCAGGCGGACATCGTCGTCGAGAACTTCCGCCCCGGATTGCTGGAGCGCTTCGGATTGGGCTACGAACAGTTGTCTGCCGACAATCCCGGGCTGGTGATGGTGCGCCTGTCCGGTTACGGTCAGACCGGCCCGTATCGCGACCGGCCGGGGTTTGGCGCCATTGCCGAGTCGATGGGGGGATTGCGGCATATCACGGGTTATCCGGAGTTGCCGCCGCCGCGCATCGGCATTTCCATCGGCGACTCGATTGCCGCGCTGCATGGGGTGATCGGCGCGATGATGGCCCTGCATCACCGCAACGTGAATGGCGGGCGAGGGCAGGTCGTCGATGTCGCGCTTTACGAAGCCGTCTTCAACCTGATGGAGAGCGTGGTGCCCGAGTACAGCGTCGCCGGGATGGTGCGCGAGCGCACCGGGGCGTCGCTGCCGGGGATCGTGCCTTCGAACACCTATCCGTGCGCTGACGGCATGATCGTCGTGGGTGGGAACAGCGATCCGATTTTCAAGCGGCTGATGCATGCCATTGGTCGTGCCGATCTGGCGGAGGATCCGGGGCTGGCGCATAACGACGGTCGCGTGCCGCGCACGCAGGAGATCGACGACGCCATTGGTGGCTGGACGCAAACGCGTCCCATCGATGAAGCGCTGGCGGTGCTACAGGGCGCAGACGTGCCCGCGAGCCGCATCTACACCGTGGCCGACATGTTCAAGGATCCGCAGTTCATTGCGCGCCAGATGATCCAGCGTCATACCTTCCCGGATGGCACGCCGATCGATCTGCCAAACATCTCGCCAAAGCTCTCGGAGACCCCCGGACAGACCCAGTGGCTCGGCCCGGAACTTGGCGCACACACGGACGAAGTGCTTGGGCAACTGGGTTATGATGCCGGGCAAATCAAAGCATTGCGCGAGAACGGCGTCATCTGA
- a CDS encoding response regulator transcription factor encodes MRVLVLGEAAAWLSGLQVALQTEANATPPVLRHVDSVATQDWVWLRELPSRRALVLDESVARTPALDTLCSAAAECVPPVPVIVVGETGFPDEIIRWLQAGVTACLPWPNSVARIRSVFDLAFSGGRFVPEEALSALLVLWRQEALGEALPLSRLPVFPLGGDKATQLAESALLGISQRQYEILALLSRGLSIKTICQQLVISEGTAKTHVSALYRRLGARNRGEAIYIAAQRGARHLFET; translated from the coding sequence ATGCGTGTGCTGGTCCTAGGTGAGGCTGCCGCCTGGCTGAGCGGCCTCCAGGTCGCGTTGCAGACCGAAGCGAACGCGACGCCACCCGTCTTGCGTCACGTCGATAGCGTGGCGACGCAGGACTGGGTATGGCTGCGCGAGTTGCCTTCGCGTCGTGCGCTCGTACTCGATGAGTCCGTGGCGCGCACGCCGGCGCTCGACACCTTGTGCTCGGCGGCCGCCGAGTGTGTTCCTCCCGTGCCGGTCATCGTCGTCGGCGAGACGGGTTTTCCCGATGAGATCATTCGCTGGCTACAAGCAGGCGTCACGGCGTGTCTGCCGTGGCCGAACTCGGTGGCGCGTATTCGTTCGGTGTTCGATCTGGCGTTCTCCGGTGGGCGCTTTGTGCCGGAAGAGGCGCTCTCGGCGTTGCTGGTGTTGTGGCGTCAGGAGGCTTTGGGCGAGGCGCTGCCGCTTTCCCGTCTGCCGGTGTTTCCGCTGGGCGGGGACAAGGCGACGCAACTGGCCGAGTCTGCGTTGCTCGGCATCTCCCAGCGGCAATACGAAATTCTGGCGCTGCTTTCCCGAGGGCTGTCCATCAAGACCATTTGCCAGCAGCTCGTCATCTCGGAAGGCACTGCTAAGACGCACGTCTCGGCGCTTTACCGGCGTCTGGGGGCGCGCAATCGTGGCGAGGCCATTTATATTGCAGCGCAACGTGGCGCGCGTCATCTGTTCGAGACGTGA